Proteins encoded together in one Impatiens glandulifera chromosome 1, dImpGla2.1, whole genome shotgun sequence window:
- the LOC124922218 gene encoding serine/threonine-protein kinase AFC2-like isoform X3 encodes MHDMRLIHTDLKPENILFISPEYVKVPDYKAASWSVRDGSCFKRLPKSSAIKVIDFGSTTYDHKEHNYLVSTRHYRAPEVILGLGWSYPCDLWSVGCILVELCTGEALFQTHENLEHLAMMEKVLGPIPPQMLKIVDRHAEKYVRRGRLDWPEGATSRESIKAVLKLHLLQNVVMQHVDHSAGDLIDLLRGLLRFDPAMRMTAHEALRHPFFTRDYNRRY; translated from the exons ATGCATGACATGCGTCTAATCCATACTGACTTGAAGCCGGAGAACATTTTGTTTATATCCCCTGAGTATGTGAAAGTCCCAGATTACAAG GCTGCATCCTGGTCAGTCCGAGATGGGTCTTGTTTTAAAAGGTTGCCGAAATCAAGTGCCATCAAAGTTATTGATTTTGGTAGTACCACATACGACCACAAAGAACACAACTATCTTGTCTCTACAAGGCATTACCGTGCACCTGAAGTTATACTTG GTCTTGGGTGGAGCTACCCTTGTGATTTGTGGAGTGTTGGTTGTATATTAGTGGAATTATGCACG GGAGAAGCTTTATTCCAAACGCACGAGAATTTGGAGCATTTGGCTATGATGGAGAAGGTCTTGGGACCAATACCTCCACAAATGTTGAAAATAGTCGA TCGCCATGCTGAGAAGTATGTGAGAAGGGGACGGTTAGACTGGCCTGAAGGTGCAACATCTAGAGAAAGCATTAAAGCTGTTTTAAAATTGCATCTACTTCAG AATGTAGTGATGCAACACGTCGATCATTCGGCAGGAGACCTAATTGACTTGTTAAGAGGTCTACTTAGGTTTGATCCGGCTATGCGAATGACGGCTCATGAGGCACTCAGACATCCTTTCTTTACCCGAGATTATAATAGGCGGTACTAG
- the LOC124922218 gene encoding serine/threonine-protein kinase AFC2-like isoform X2, whose amino-acid sequence MVAIKVVRSIKKYREAAMIEIDVLHLLARYDRVGSRCVQIRNWFDYRNHICIVFEKLGPSLFDFLRKNSYRSFPVDLVREIGRQLLECVAFMHDMRLIHTDLKPENILFISPEYVKVPDYKAASWSVRDGSCFKRLPKSSAIKVIDFGSTTYDHKEHNYLVSTRHYRAPEVILGLGWSYPCDLWSVGCILVELCTGEALFQTHENLEHLAMMEKVLGPIPPQMLKIVDRHAEKYVRRGRLDWPEGATSRESIKAVLKLHLLQNVVMQHVDHSAGDLIDLLRGLLRFDPAMRMTAHEALRHPFFTRDYNRRY is encoded by the exons ATGGTTGCTATAAAAGTTGTTCGAAGCATTAAGAAATATCGCGAAGCAGCAATGATAGAAATTGATGTGCTTCATCTACTTGCCAGATATGATAGAGTTGGAAGCCG TTGTGTTCAAATACGGAACTGGTTTGACTATCGTAATCATATTTGTATA GTGTTTGAGAAGCTTGGGCCAAGCTTATTCGATTTTCTACGGAAAAACAGTTATCGCTCTTTTCCGGTTGACCTAGTTCGTGAGATTGGCAGACAACTGTTGGAATGTGTTGCAT TTATGCATGACATGCGTCTAATCCATACTGACTTGAAGCCGGAGAACATTTTGTTTATATCCCCTGAGTATGTGAAAGTCCCAGATTACAAG GCTGCATCCTGGTCAGTCCGAGATGGGTCTTGTTTTAAAAGGTTGCCGAAATCAAGTGCCATCAAAGTTATTGATTTTGGTAGTACCACATACGACCACAAAGAACACAACTATCTTGTCTCTACAAGGCATTACCGTGCACCTGAAGTTATACTTG GTCTTGGGTGGAGCTACCCTTGTGATTTGTGGAGTGTTGGTTGTATATTAGTGGAATTATGCACG GGAGAAGCTTTATTCCAAACGCACGAGAATTTGGAGCATTTGGCTATGATGGAGAAGGTCTTGGGACCAATACCTCCACAAATGTTGAAAATAGTCGA TCGCCATGCTGAGAAGTATGTGAGAAGGGGACGGTTAGACTGGCCTGAAGGTGCAACATCTAGAGAAAGCATTAAAGCTGTTTTAAAATTGCATCTACTTCAG AATGTAGTGATGCAACACGTCGATCATTCGGCAGGAGACCTAATTGACTTGTTAAGAGGTCTACTTAGGTTTGATCCGGCTATGCGAATGACGGCTCATGAGGCACTCAGACATCCTTTCTTTACCCGAGATTATAATAGGCGGTACTAG
- the LOC124922218 gene encoding serine/threonine-protein kinase AFC2-like isoform X1 gives MEFMAEFPHGHMDRRPRKRPRLGWDISQTPKAQSGVYCGQDVGNVTSFGNPRVLSHHANVFAKGLTQKGSPPWRDDDKDGHYIFELGENLTQRYKILRKIGEGTFGQVLECWDRDNKEMVAIKVVRSIKKYREAAMIEIDVLHLLARYDRVGSRCVQIRNWFDYRNHICIVFEKLGPSLFDFLRKNSYRSFPVDLVREIGRQLLECVAFMHDMRLIHTDLKPENILFISPEYVKVPDYKAASWSVRDGSCFKRLPKSSAIKVIDFGSTTYDHKEHNYLVSTRHYRAPEVILGLGWSYPCDLWSVGCILVELCTGEALFQTHENLEHLAMMEKVLGPIPPQMLKIVDRHAEKYVRRGRLDWPEGATSRESIKAVLKLHLLQNVVMQHVDHSAGDLIDLLRGLLRFDPAMRMTAHEALRHPFFTRDYNRRY, from the exons ATGGAGTTCATGGCCGAGTTCCCTCACGGTCACATGGATCGGCGTCCCAGAAAACGCCCGAGGTTAGGTTGGGATATCTCCCAGACCCCAAAG GCCCAATCAGGAGTATATTGTGGCCAAGATGTTGGAAATGTAACAAGCTTTGGAAATCCAAGAGTACTTTCGCATCATGCTAATGTGTTTGCGAAGGGATTGACTCAAAAAGGTTCACCTCCATGGAGAGACGATGATAAAGATGGGCATTACATATTTGAGCTTGGAGAGAATTTGACCCAACGCT ATAAAATCCTGAGAAAAATAGGCGAAG GAACCTTTGGGCAGGTATTGGAATGTTGGGACAGAGATAACAAGGAGATGGTTGCTATAAAAGTTGTTCGAAGCATTAAGAAATATCGCGAAGCAGCAATGATAGAAATTGATGTGCTTCATCTACTTGCCAGATATGATAGAGTTGGAAGCCG TTGTGTTCAAATACGGAACTGGTTTGACTATCGTAATCATATTTGTATA GTGTTTGAGAAGCTTGGGCCAAGCTTATTCGATTTTCTACGGAAAAACAGTTATCGCTCTTTTCCGGTTGACCTAGTTCGTGAGATTGGCAGACAACTGTTGGAATGTGTTGCAT TTATGCATGACATGCGTCTAATCCATACTGACTTGAAGCCGGAGAACATTTTGTTTATATCCCCTGAGTATGTGAAAGTCCCAGATTACAAG GCTGCATCCTGGTCAGTCCGAGATGGGTCTTGTTTTAAAAGGTTGCCGAAATCAAGTGCCATCAAAGTTATTGATTTTGGTAGTACCACATACGACCACAAAGAACACAACTATCTTGTCTCTACAAGGCATTACCGTGCACCTGAAGTTATACTTG GTCTTGGGTGGAGCTACCCTTGTGATTTGTGGAGTGTTGGTTGTATATTAGTGGAATTATGCACG GGAGAAGCTTTATTCCAAACGCACGAGAATTTGGAGCATTTGGCTATGATGGAGAAGGTCTTGGGACCAATACCTCCACAAATGTTGAAAATAGTCGA TCGCCATGCTGAGAAGTATGTGAGAAGGGGACGGTTAGACTGGCCTGAAGGTGCAACATCTAGAGAAAGCATTAAAGCTGTTTTAAAATTGCATCTACTTCAG AATGTAGTGATGCAACACGTCGATCATTCGGCAGGAGACCTAATTGACTTGTTAAGAGGTCTACTTAGGTTTGATCCGGCTATGCGAATGACGGCTCATGAGGCACTCAGACATCCTTTCTTTACCCGAGATTATAATAGGCGGTACTAG
- the LOC124922219 gene encoding myosin heavy chain, non-muscle — translation MASADEDDNDAVLSDVEADDPVSLPSPEDVTVERFQEVLAELERERKARLASENAKSDLQVSFNRLKVLAHEAIKKRDEISKQRDKAIGEKDESLKLNEKLSMELDEAKKVRDETMKQKEELIKQFDEASKAKDSSRSEIETAAQMLVTGIDKIAGKVSSFKNFNGGGLPRSQKYSGLPAVSYGVIKRTNEIVEELLKQIDSATKSRNEAREQMEQRNYEIAVEVSQLEATISGLREEVSKQTSSVEKLEKLVVEKDTKISEIERDISEKQNSAEKQVNDFNVKLRNLESNMESQKSLLTEQLNLVTKIHSQLYDLLKIVDTHKSDLPDFSESFFFPQETDMEENIRASLAGMESLHELARVLVEKTRDLINERNHEIKSLTGTASQLAKEKEQVGSLLRSALSRRMSSNLSSKSSEIFKVAENGLRDAGIEFRFSNHMEGGEISSSKDKYNASETDDDEVYALAGALENIIRQSQLETIELQHTVDELREETSLLKDQVEAQSKELILRKQLVEELEEKERIANENVDGLMMDITAAEEEITRWKVAAQQEAAAGKAVEQEFLAQLSTLRHELKEAKQGLEESEKKLKFKEETAGAAMAARDAAEKSLRMADTRSSRLRDRVEELTRQLEELDNRERSQNGPRYVCWPWQWLGLNFVGSQQHSDLQQQTSNEMELSEPLI, via the exons ATGGCTAGCGCCGATGAAGACGACAACGACGCCGTTCTGAGTGATGTGGAGGCTGACGATCCGGTGTCGTTACCCTCGCCGGAGGATGTCACCGTCGAGAGGTTTCAGGAGGTCCTTGCTGAGCTTGAGCGGGAGCGGAAAGCTCGTCTGGCTTCAGAGAATGCGAAGTCCGATTTGCAAGTATCGTTCAATCGGCTAAAGGTACTTGCTCATGAAGCAATTAAGAAGCGCGATGAGATCTCGAAGCAGCGTGATAAGGCAATCGGAGAGAAGGATGAGTCGTTGAAATTGAATGAGAAGCTATCAATGGAATTGGATGAAGCCAAGAAAGTAAGAGATGAAACTATGAAGCAGAAGGAGGAGTTGATTAAGCAGTTTGATGAGGCTTCAAAAGCGAAGGATTCTTCAAGGTCTGAGATAGAGACGGCAGCTCAAATGCTAGTAACAGGTATTGATAAGATAGCAGGGAAAGTGAGTAGTTTCAAGAATTTTAATGGTGGTGGTCTGCCGAGGTCTCAAAAGTACTCAGGTTTGCCTGCTGTTTCATATGGAGTTATTAAGAGAACAAATGAGATTGTGGAAGAGCTTCTAAAACAGATAGATTCAGCTACAAAATCTAGAAATGAAGCTCGTGAACAGATGGAGCAGAGAAATTATGAGATTGCTGTTGAGGTTTCTCAGCTTGAGGCAACAATTAGTGGGTTGAGAGAAGAGGTTTCAAAGCAAACATCTTCTGTGGAGAAGCTGGAAAAACTTGTAGTTGAAAAAGATACAAAGATATCTGAGATTGAAAGGGATATTTCAGAAAAACAAAACTCGGCAGAAAAACAAGTCAATGATTTCAATGTTAAGCTGAGGAACTTGGAATCAAATATGGAATCACAAAAGTCTCTACTGACTGAGCAGTTAAATCTTGTCACCAAAATTCACAGCCAGCTTTATGACCTTCTTAAGATAGTGGATACTCATAAGTCAGACCTTCCTGATTTCTCGGAGTCATTCTTCTTCCCACAAGAAACAGATATGGAAGAAAATATCCGTGCTTCCTTAGCAGGCATGGAATCACTGCACGAATTAGCTAGAGTTCTAGTTGAAAAGACAAGAGACTTAATTAATGAAAGGAATCATGAAATAAAAAGTCTTACCGGAACTGCTTCTCAGCTAGCCAAGGAGAAAGAACAGGttggatctttgctaagaagTGCTTTGTCAAGAAGAATGTCAAGTAATTTATCGTCCAAATCCAGTGAAATCTTCAAAGTTGCAGAAAATGGGTTAAGGGATGCCGGAATAGAGTTCAGATTCAGTAATCACATGGAGGGTGGGGAGATTTCTTCCtcaaaagataaatataatgCTTCAGAGACAGATGACGATGAAGTGTATGCCTTG GCTGGTGCTCTAGAAAATATTATCAGGCAATCTCAACTTGAGACCATCGAGTTGCAGCACACAGTGGATGAGCTAAG GGAAGAGACAAGTTTATTGAAAGATCAAGTGGAAGCACAAAGCAAAGAACTTATTCTAAGGAAGCAGCTAGTGGAGGAACTTGAAGAAAAGGAAAGAATTGCAAATGAAAAT GTTGATGGGCTCATGATGGACATCACAGCAGCAGAAGAAGAAATTACTAGATGGAAAGTAGCAGCACAGCAGGAAGCTGCTGCAGGAAAAGCTGTTGAACAAGAGTTTCTGGCACAG TTGTCGACTTTGCGCCATGAACTGAAAGAGGCAAAGCAAGGTCTAGAAGAATCTGAAAAGAAGCTGAAATTCAAAGAAGAAACAGCAGGTGCAGCCATGGCAGCCAGAGATGCTGCTGAAAAATCATTGAGAATGGCAGACACGAGATCATCGAGGCTGAGGGATAGAGTTGAGGAGCTAACTCGACAGCTTGAAGAACTGGATAATCGAGAAAGAAGCCAAAACGGGCCAAGATATGTATGTTGGCCATGGCAATGGCTTGGTCTGAATTTTGTAGGTTCACAGCAGCACTCTGACTTACAACAACAAACTTCAAATGAGATGGAGCTCTCTGAACCCCTCATCTGA
- the LOC124919937 gene encoding E3 ubiquitin-protein ligase RGLG5-like: protein MGSTSSKETTSPRQFVYSSYSNAIYQPASLGQNPNYTQQVKLDKKYQNISDNYQTLEQVIAALAHSGLESSNLIIGIDFTKSNEWTGSRSFKRRCLHHIGDGLNPYEEAISIVGKTLSSFDEDNLIPCFGFGDASTHDEDVFSFNRDGTPCNGFEGVLSRYREIVPHLKLSGPTSFAPLIETAMKIVDESYGQYHVLLIIADGQVTRSANTPNGQLSRQETQTIDAIVRASEYPLSIVLVGVGDGPWDIMNEFDDNIPARAFDNFQFVNFTEIMSRNIDPLKKEAEFALAALMEIPSQYKATLELNLLGRKTGRAPNKVSLPPPISTLASFGSYSIPRHFDLPAADNDPSLFSWDDNLVCPICLVHLKDMAFGCGHQTCCDCAETLDTCPICRRDIYTKIKLYR from the exons ATGGGTAGTACAAGTTCAAAAGAGACAACAAGCCCAAGGCAATTTGTGTATTCATCTTATTCGAATGCGATTTATCAACCTGCATCCCTTGGACAGAACCCTAACTATACCCAGCAAGTGAAGTTGGATAAGAAGTATCAGAACATATCAGACAATTACCAAACACTAGAACAG GTTATTGCAGCACTTGCCCATTCTGGACTTGAGTCATCTAATCTCATTATTGGTATTGATTTCACAAAGAGCAATGAATGGACAG GTTCAAGATCATTCAAAAGGAGATGTTTACATCATATTGGAGATGGTCTAAATCCGTATGAAGAAGCAATATCCATTGTGGGTAAAACCTTATCTTCCTTTGATGAGGACAATTTGATTCCTTGCTTTGGATTTGGAGATG CCTCAACACACGATGAAGATGTTTTTAGCTTCAACCGAGATGGAACACCTTGCAACGGATTTGAAGGTGTCTTAAGCCGATACAGAGAGATAGTTCCACATCTTAAACTTTCAG GACCTACTTCTTTTGCACCTCTAATAGAAACAGCTATGAAGATCGTCGATGAAAGCTATGGGCAGTATCATGTCCTTCTAATTATTGCTGATGGACAG GTAACAAGAAGTGCCAATACTCCAAATGGTCAACTTAGTAGACAGGAAACACAAACTATCGATGCTATAGTTAGAGCAAG TGAGTATCCATTGTCAATTGTGTTAGTTGGAGTTGGTGATGGGCCTTGGGACATAATGAATGAGTTTGACGACAACATTCCTGCACGAGCCTTTGACAATTTTCAG TTTGTAAATTTCACTGAGATTATGTCGAGAAACATTGATCCATTGAAGAAAGAGGCAGAATTTGCTCTTGCTGCGTTGATGGAAATTCCTTCTCAATATAAAGCTACTCTTGAGTTGAATCTACTCGG CCGGAAGACAGGAAGGGCTCCAAACAAGGTTTCTCTTCCTCCTCCTATTTCTACCCTTGCTTCTTTTGGCAGTTATTCAATACCACGTCACTTTGATCTTCCAGCAGCCGACAATGATCCATCTTTGTTTTCTTGGGATGATAATCTA GTCTGCCCTATATGTCTAGTACATTTAAAAGACATGGCTTTTGGATGTGGTCATCAG ACATGTTGCGACTGTGCGGAAACACTTGATACTTGCCCTATTTGTCGTAGGGATATCTACACCAAAATTAAGCTCTACAGATAG